A stretch of the Pan troglodytes isolate AG18354 chromosome 20, NHGRI_mPanTro3-v2.0_pri, whole genome shotgun sequence genome encodes the following:
- the PRX gene encoding periaxin isoform X1: MEARSRSAEELRRAELVEIIVETEAQTGVSGINVAGGGKEGIFVRELREDSPAARSLSLQEGDQLLSARVFFENFKYEDALRLLQCAEPYKVSFCLKRTVPTGDLALRPGTVSGYEIKGPRAKVAKLNIQSLSPVKKKKMVPGALGVPADLAPVDVEFSFPKFSRLRRGLKAEAVKGPVPAAPARRRLQLPRLRVREVAEEAQAARLAAAAPPPRKAKVEAEVAAGARFTAPQVELVGPRLPGAEVGVPQVSAPKAAPSAEAAGGFALHLPTLGLGAPAPPAVEAPAVGIQVPQVELPALPSLPTLPTLPCLETREGAVSVVVPTLDVAAPTVGVDLALPGAEVEARGEAPEVALKMPRLSFPRFGARAKEVAEAKVAKVSPEARVKGPRLRMPTFGLSLLEPRPTAPEVVESKLKLPTIKMPSLGIGVSGPEVKVPKGPEVKLPKAPEVKLPKVPEAALPEVRLPEVELPKVSEMKLPKVPEMAVPEVRLPEVELPKVSEMKLPKVPEMAVPEVRLPEVQLLKVSEMKLPKVPEMAVPEVRLPEVQLLKVSEMKLPEMSEVAVPEVRLPEVQLPKVPEMKVPEMKLPKVPEMKLPEMKLPEVQLPKVPEMAVPDVHLPEVQLPKVPEMKLPEMKLPEVKLPKVPEMAVPDVHLPEVQLPKVPEMKLPKMPEMAVPEVRLPEVQLPKVSEMKLPKVPEMAVPDVHLPEVQLPKVCEMKVPDMKLPEIKLPKVPEMAVPDVHLPEVQLPKVSEIRLPEMQVPKVPDVHLPKAPEVKMPRAPEVQLKAAKAEQAEGMEFGFKMPKMTMPKLGRAESPSRGKPGEAGAEVSGKLVTLPCLQPEVDGEAHVGVPSLTLPSVELDLPGALGLQGQVPAAKMGKGERAEGPEVAAGVREVGFRVPSVEIVTPQLPAGEIEEGRLEMMETKVKPSSKFSLPKFGLSGPKVAKAEAEGAGRATKLKVSKFAISLPKARVGAEAEAKGAGEAGLLPALDLSIPQLSLDAHLPSGKVEVAGADLKFKGPRFALPKFGVRGRDTEAAELVPGMAELEGKGWGWDGRVKMPKLKMPSFGLARGKEAEVQGDRASPEEKAESTAVQLKIPEVELVTLGAQEEGRAEGAVAVSGMQLSGLKVSTARQVVTEGHEAGLRMPPLGISLPQVELTGFGEAGTPGQQAQSTVPSADGTAGYRVQVPQVTLSLPGAQVAGGELLVGEGVFKMPTVTVPQLELDVGLSREAQAGEAATGEGGLRLKLPTLGARARVGGEGAEEQPPGAERTFCLSLPDVELSPPGGNHAEYQVAEGEGEAGHKLKVRLPRFGLARAKEGAEEGEKAKSPKLRLPRVGFSQSEMVTGEGSPSPEEEEEEEGSGEGASGRRGRGRVRLPRVGLAAPSKASRGQEGDAGPKSPVREKSPKFRFPRVSLSPKARSGSGDQEEGGFQVRLPSVGFSETGAPGPARMEGAQAAAV; the protein is encoded by the exons ATGGAGGCCAGGAGCCGGAGTGCCGAG GAGCTGAGGCGGGCGGAGTTGGTGGAAATTATCGTGGAGACGGAGGCGCAGACCGGGGTCAGCGGCATCAACGTAGCGGGCGGCGGCAAAGAGGGAATCTTCGTTCGGGAGCTGCGCGAGGACTCACCCGCCGCCAGGAGCCTCAGCCTGCAGGAAG GGGACCAGCTGCTGAGTGCCCGAGTGTTCTTCGAGAACTTCAAGTACGAGGACGCACTACGCCTGCTGCAATGCGCCGAGCCTTACAAAGTCTCCTTCTGCCTGAAGCGCACTGTGCCCACCGGGGACCTGGCGCTGCGGCCCGGGACCGTGTCTGGCTACGAGATCAAGGGCCCGCGGGCCAAGGTGGCCAAGCTG aaCATCCAGAGTCTGTCCCctgtgaagaagaagaagatggtgCCTGGGGCTCTGGGGGTCCCCGCTGACCTGGCCCCTGTTGACGTCGAGTTCTCCTTTCCCAAGTTCTCCCGCCTGCGTCGGGGCCTCAAAGCCGAGGCTGTCAAGGGTCCTGTCCCGGCTGCCCCTGCCCGCCGGCGCCTCCAGTTGCCTCGGCTGCGTGTACGAGAAGTGGCCGAAGAGGCTCAGGCAGCCCGGCTGGCCGCCGCCGCTCCTCCCCCGAGGAAAGCCaaggtggaggctgaggtggccgcAGGAGCTCGTTTCACAGCCCCTCAGGTGGAGCTGGTTGGGCCGCGGCTGCcaggggccgaggtgggtgtccCCCAGGTCTCAGCCCCCAAGGCTGCCCCCTCAGCAGAGGCAGCTGGTGGCTTTGCCCTCCACCTGCCAACCCTTGGGCTCGGAGCCCCGGCTCCGCCTGCTGTGGAGGCCCCAGCCGTGGGAATCCAGGTCCcccaggtggagctgcctgccttgccctcaCTGCCCACTCTGCCCACACTTCCCTGCCTAGAGACCCGGGAAGGGGCTGTGTCGGTAGTGGTGCCCACCCTGGATGTGGCAGCACCGACTGTGGGGGTGGACCTGGCCTTGCCAGGTGCAGAGGTGGAGGCCCGGGGAGAGGCACCTGAGGTGGCCCTGAAGATGCCCCGCCTTAGTTTTCCCCGATTTGGGGCTCGAGCAAAGGAAGTTGCTGAGGCCAAGGTAGCCAAGGTCAGCCCTGAGGCCAGGGTGAAAGGTCCCAGACTTCGAATGCCCACCTTTGGGCTTTCCCTCTTGGAGCCCCGGCCCACTGCTCCTGAAGTTGTAGAGAGCAAGCTGAAGCTGCCCACCATCAAGATGCCCTCCCTTGGCATCGGAGTGTCAGGGCCCGAGGTCAAGGTGCCCAAGGGACCTGAAGTGAAGCTCCCCAAGGCTCCTGAGGTCAAGCTTCCAAAAGTGCCCGAGGCAGCCCTTCCAGAGGTTCGACTCCCAGAGGTGGAGCTCCCCAAGGTGTCAGAGATGAAACTCCCAAAGGTGCCAGAGATGGCTGTGCCGGAGGTGCGGCTTCCAGAGGTAGAGCTGCCCAAAGTGTCAGAGATGAAACTCCCAAAGGTGCCAGAGATGGCTGTGCCAGAGGTGCGGCTTCCAGAGGTACAGCTGCTGAAAGTGTCGGAGATGAAACTCCCAAAGGTGCCAGAGATGGCTGTGCCAGAGGTGCGGCTTCCAGAGGTACAGCTGCTGAAAGTGTCAGAGATGAAACTCCCAGAGATGTCAGAGGTGGCTGTGCCAGAGGTGCGGCTTCCAGAGGTGCAGCTGCCGAAAGTGCCAGAGATGAAAGTccctgagatgaagcttccaaaGGTGCCTGAGATGAAACTTCCTGAGATGAAACTCCCTGAAGTGCAACTCCCGAAGGTGCCCGAGATGGCCGTGCCCGATGTGCACCTCCCAGAAGTGCAGCTTCCAAAAGTCCCAGAGATGAAGCTCCCTGAGATGAAACTCCCTGAGGTGAAACTCCCGAAGGTGCCCGAGATGGCTGTGCCCGATGTGCACCTCCCGGAAGTGCAGCTCCCGAAAGTCCCAGAGATGAAACTCCCTAAAATGCCTGAGATGGCTGTGCCAGAGGTTCGACTCCCCGAGGTGCAGCTGCCAAAAGTCTCAGAGATGAAACTCCCCAAGGTGCCTGAAATGGCCGTGCCCGATGTACACCTCCCAGAGGTGCAGCTGCCCAAAGTCTGTGAAATGAAAGTCCCTGACATGAAGCTCCCAGAGATAAAACTCCCCAAGGTGCCTGAGATGGCTGTGCCCGATGTGCATCTCCCCGAGGTGCAGCTGCCGAAAGTGTCAGAGATTCGGCTGCCGGAAATGCAAGTGCCGAAGGTTCCCGACGTGCATCTTCCGAAGGCACCAGAGGTGAAGATGCCCAGGGCTCCAGAGGTGCAGCTAAAGGCCGCCAAGGCAGAACAGGCAGAAGGGATGGAATTTGGCTTCAAGATGCCCAAGATGACCATGCCCAAGCTAGGGAGGGCAGAGTCCCCATCACGTGGCAAGCCAGGCGAGGCGGGTGCTGAGGTCTCAGGGAAGCTGGTAACACTTCCCTGTCTGCAGCCAGAGGTGGATGGTGAGGCTCATGTGGGTGTCccctctctcactctgccttcaGTGGAGCTAGACCTGCCAGGAGCACTTGGCCTGCAGGGGCAGGTCCCAGCCGCTAAAATGGGCAAGGGAGAGCGGGCAGAGGGCCCCGAGGTGGCAGCAGGGGTCAGGGAAGTGGGCTTCCGAGTGCCCTCTGTTGAAATTGTCACCCCACAGCTGCCCGCCGGGGAAATTGAGGAAGGGCGGCTGGAGATGATGGAGACAAAAGTCAAGCCCTCTTCCAAGTTCTCCTTACCTAAGTTTGGACTCTCGGGGCCAAAGGTGGCTAAGGCAGAGGCTGAGGGGGCTGGGCGAGCTACCAAGCTGAAGGTATCCAAATTTGCCATCTCACTCCCCAAGGCTCGGGTgggggctgaggctgaggccaaaGGGGCCGGGGAGGCAGGCCTGCTGCCTGCCCTCGATCTGTCCATCCCGCAGCTCAGCCTGGATGCCCACCTGCCCTCAGGCAAGGTAGAGGTGGCAGGGGCCGACCTCAAGTTCAAGGGGCCCAGGTTTGCTCTGCCCAAGTTTGGGGTCAGAGGCCGGGACACTGAGGCAGCAGAACTAGTGCCAGGGATGGCTGAGTTGGAGGgcaagggctggggctgggatggGAGGGTGAAGATGCCCAAGCTGAAGATGCCCTCCTTTGGGCTGGCTCGAGGGAAGGAAGCAGAAGTTCAAGGTGATCGTGCCAGCCCAGAGGAAAAGGCTGAGTCCACCGCTGTGCAGCTTAAGATCCCCGAGGTGGAGCTGGTCACGCTGGGTgcccaggaggaagggagggcagaGGGGGCTGTGGCCGTCAGTGGAATGCAGCTGTCAGGCCTGAAGGTGTCCACAGCCAGGCAGGTGGTCACTGAGGGCCATGAGGCGGGGCTGAGGATGCCTCCGCTGGGCATCTCCCTGCCACAGGTGGAGCTGACCGGCTTTGGGGAGGCAGGTACCCCAGGGCAGCAGGCTCAGAGTACAGTCCCTTCAGCAGACGGCACAGCAGGCTACAGGGTTCAGGTGCCCCAGGTGACCCTGTCTCTGCCTGGAGCCCAGGTTGCAGGTGGTGAGCTGCTGGTGGGTGAGGGTGTCTTCAAGATGCCCACCGTGACAGTGCCCCAGCTTGAGCTGGACGTGGGGCTAAGCCGAGAGGCACAGGCGGGCGAGGCGGCCACAGGCGAGGGTGGGCTGAGGCTGAAGTTGCCCACACTGGGGGCCAGAGCTAGGGTGGGGGGCGAGGGTGCTGAGGAGCAGCCCCCAGGGGCCGAGCGTACCTTCTGCCTCTCACTGCCCGACGTGGAGCTCTCGCCACCCGGGGGCAACCATGCCGAGTACCAGGTggcagagggggagggagaggccgGACACAAGCTCAAGGTACGGCTGCCCAGGTTTGGCCTGGCGCGGGCCAAGGAGGGGGCCGAGGAGGGTGAGAAGGCCAAGAGCCCCAAACTCAGGCTGCCCCGAGTGGGCTTCAGCCAAAGTGAGATGGTCACTGGGGAAGGCTCCCCCAGccccgaggaggaggaggaggaagagggcagTGGGGAAGGGGCCTCGGGtcgccggggccggggccgggtcCGCTTGCCACGTGTAGGCCTGGCGGCCCCTTCTAAAGCCTCTCGGGGGCAGGAGGGCGATGCAGGCCCCAAGTCCCCCGTCAGAGAGAAGTCACCCAAGTTCCGCTTCCCCAGGGTGTCCCTAAGCCCCAAGGCCCGGAGTGGGAGTGGGGACCAGGAAGAGGGTGGATTCCAGGTGCGGCTGCCCAGCGTGGGGTTTTCAGAGACAGGGGCTCCAGGCCCAGCCAGGATGGAGGGGGCTCAGGCTGCGGCTGTCTGA
- the PRX gene encoding periaxin isoform X2, with protein sequence MSLRRRWRDCPELGVGLVHPQEQEGEWRDQLLSARVFFENFKYEDALRLLQCAEPYKVSFCLKRTVPTGDLALRPGTVSGYEIKGPRAKVAKLNIQSLSPVKKKKMVPGALGVPADLAPVDVEFSFPKFSRLRRGLKAEAVKGPVPAAPARRRLQLPRLRVREVAEEAQAARLAAAAPPPRKAKVEAEVAAGARFTAPQVELVGPRLPGAEVGVPQVSAPKAAPSAEAAGGFALHLPTLGLGAPAPPAVEAPAVGIQVPQVELPALPSLPTLPTLPCLETREGAVSVVVPTLDVAAPTVGVDLALPGAEVEARGEAPEVALKMPRLSFPRFGARAKEVAEAKVAKVSPEARVKGPRLRMPTFGLSLLEPRPTAPEVVESKLKLPTIKMPSLGIGVSGPEVKVPKGPEVKLPKAPEVKLPKVPEAALPEVRLPEVELPKVSEMKLPKVPEMAVPEVRLPEVELPKVSEMKLPKVPEMAVPEVRLPEVQLLKVSEMKLPKVPEMAVPEVRLPEVQLLKVSEMKLPEMSEVAVPEVRLPEVQLPKVPEMKVPEMKLPKVPEMKLPEMKLPEVQLPKVPEMAVPDVHLPEVQLPKVPEMKLPEMKLPEVKLPKVPEMAVPDVHLPEVQLPKVPEMKLPKMPEMAVPEVRLPEVQLPKVSEMKLPKVPEMAVPDVHLPEVQLPKVCEMKVPDMKLPEIKLPKVPEMAVPDVHLPEVQLPKVSEIRLPEMQVPKVPDVHLPKAPEVKMPRAPEVQLKAAKAEQAEGMEFGFKMPKMTMPKLGRAESPSRGKPGEAGAEVSGKLVTLPCLQPEVDGEAHVGVPSLTLPSVELDLPGALGLQGQVPAAKMGKGERAEGPEVAAGVREVGFRVPSVEIVTPQLPAGEIEEGRLEMMETKVKPSSKFSLPKFGLSGPKVAKAEAEGAGRATKLKVSKFAISLPKARVGAEAEAKGAGEAGLLPALDLSIPQLSLDAHLPSGKVEVAGADLKFKGPRFALPKFGVRGRDTEAAELVPGMAELEGKGWGWDGRVKMPKLKMPSFGLARGKEAEVQGDRASPEEKAESTAVQLKIPEVELVTLGAQEEGRAEGAVAVSGMQLSGLKVSTARQVVTEGHEAGLRMPPLGISLPQVELTGFGEAGTPGQQAQSTVPSADGTAGYRVQVPQVTLSLPGAQVAGGELLVGEGVFKMPTVTVPQLELDVGLSREAQAGEAATGEGGLRLKLPTLGARARVGGEGAEEQPPGAERTFCLSLPDVELSPPGGNHAEYQVAEGEGEAGHKLKVRLPRFGLARAKEGAEEGEKAKSPKLRLPRVGFSQSEMVTGEGSPSPEEEEEEEGSGEGASGRRGRGRVRLPRVGLAAPSKASRGQEGDAGPKSPVREKSPKFRFPRVSLSPKARSGSGDQEEGGFQVRLPSVGFSETGAPGPARMEGAQAAAV encoded by the exons ATGTCCCTGAGAAGGCGGTGGAGAGATTGCCCTGAGCTAGGAGTGGGGTTAGTTCATCCCCAGGAACAGGAAGGCGAGTGGA GGGACCAGCTGCTGAGTGCCCGAGTGTTCTTCGAGAACTTCAAGTACGAGGACGCACTACGCCTGCTGCAATGCGCCGAGCCTTACAAAGTCTCCTTCTGCCTGAAGCGCACTGTGCCCACCGGGGACCTGGCGCTGCGGCCCGGGACCGTGTCTGGCTACGAGATCAAGGGCCCGCGGGCCAAGGTGGCCAAGCTG aaCATCCAGAGTCTGTCCCctgtgaagaagaagaagatggtgCCTGGGGCTCTGGGGGTCCCCGCTGACCTGGCCCCTGTTGACGTCGAGTTCTCCTTTCCCAAGTTCTCCCGCCTGCGTCGGGGCCTCAAAGCCGAGGCTGTCAAGGGTCCTGTCCCGGCTGCCCCTGCCCGCCGGCGCCTCCAGTTGCCTCGGCTGCGTGTACGAGAAGTGGCCGAAGAGGCTCAGGCAGCCCGGCTGGCCGCCGCCGCTCCTCCCCCGAGGAAAGCCaaggtggaggctgaggtggccgcAGGAGCTCGTTTCACAGCCCCTCAGGTGGAGCTGGTTGGGCCGCGGCTGCcaggggccgaggtgggtgtccCCCAGGTCTCAGCCCCCAAGGCTGCCCCCTCAGCAGAGGCAGCTGGTGGCTTTGCCCTCCACCTGCCAACCCTTGGGCTCGGAGCCCCGGCTCCGCCTGCTGTGGAGGCCCCAGCCGTGGGAATCCAGGTCCcccaggtggagctgcctgccttgccctcaCTGCCCACTCTGCCCACACTTCCCTGCCTAGAGACCCGGGAAGGGGCTGTGTCGGTAGTGGTGCCCACCCTGGATGTGGCAGCACCGACTGTGGGGGTGGACCTGGCCTTGCCAGGTGCAGAGGTGGAGGCCCGGGGAGAGGCACCTGAGGTGGCCCTGAAGATGCCCCGCCTTAGTTTTCCCCGATTTGGGGCTCGAGCAAAGGAAGTTGCTGAGGCCAAGGTAGCCAAGGTCAGCCCTGAGGCCAGGGTGAAAGGTCCCAGACTTCGAATGCCCACCTTTGGGCTTTCCCTCTTGGAGCCCCGGCCCACTGCTCCTGAAGTTGTAGAGAGCAAGCTGAAGCTGCCCACCATCAAGATGCCCTCCCTTGGCATCGGAGTGTCAGGGCCCGAGGTCAAGGTGCCCAAGGGACCTGAAGTGAAGCTCCCCAAGGCTCCTGAGGTCAAGCTTCCAAAAGTGCCCGAGGCAGCCCTTCCAGAGGTTCGACTCCCAGAGGTGGAGCTCCCCAAGGTGTCAGAGATGAAACTCCCAAAGGTGCCAGAGATGGCTGTGCCGGAGGTGCGGCTTCCAGAGGTAGAGCTGCCCAAAGTGTCAGAGATGAAACTCCCAAAGGTGCCAGAGATGGCTGTGCCAGAGGTGCGGCTTCCAGAGGTACAGCTGCTGAAAGTGTCGGAGATGAAACTCCCAAAGGTGCCAGAGATGGCTGTGCCAGAGGTGCGGCTTCCAGAGGTACAGCTGCTGAAAGTGTCAGAGATGAAACTCCCAGAGATGTCAGAGGTGGCTGTGCCAGAGGTGCGGCTTCCAGAGGTGCAGCTGCCGAAAGTGCCAGAGATGAAAGTccctgagatgaagcttccaaaGGTGCCTGAGATGAAACTTCCTGAGATGAAACTCCCTGAAGTGCAACTCCCGAAGGTGCCCGAGATGGCCGTGCCCGATGTGCACCTCCCAGAAGTGCAGCTTCCAAAAGTCCCAGAGATGAAGCTCCCTGAGATGAAACTCCCTGAGGTGAAACTCCCGAAGGTGCCCGAGATGGCTGTGCCCGATGTGCACCTCCCGGAAGTGCAGCTCCCGAAAGTCCCAGAGATGAAACTCCCTAAAATGCCTGAGATGGCTGTGCCAGAGGTTCGACTCCCCGAGGTGCAGCTGCCAAAAGTCTCAGAGATGAAACTCCCCAAGGTGCCTGAAATGGCCGTGCCCGATGTACACCTCCCAGAGGTGCAGCTGCCCAAAGTCTGTGAAATGAAAGTCCCTGACATGAAGCTCCCAGAGATAAAACTCCCCAAGGTGCCTGAGATGGCTGTGCCCGATGTGCATCTCCCCGAGGTGCAGCTGCCGAAAGTGTCAGAGATTCGGCTGCCGGAAATGCAAGTGCCGAAGGTTCCCGACGTGCATCTTCCGAAGGCACCAGAGGTGAAGATGCCCAGGGCTCCAGAGGTGCAGCTAAAGGCCGCCAAGGCAGAACAGGCAGAAGGGATGGAATTTGGCTTCAAGATGCCCAAGATGACCATGCCCAAGCTAGGGAGGGCAGAGTCCCCATCACGTGGCAAGCCAGGCGAGGCGGGTGCTGAGGTCTCAGGGAAGCTGGTAACACTTCCCTGTCTGCAGCCAGAGGTGGATGGTGAGGCTCATGTGGGTGTCccctctctcactctgccttcaGTGGAGCTAGACCTGCCAGGAGCACTTGGCCTGCAGGGGCAGGTCCCAGCCGCTAAAATGGGCAAGGGAGAGCGGGCAGAGGGCCCCGAGGTGGCAGCAGGGGTCAGGGAAGTGGGCTTCCGAGTGCCCTCTGTTGAAATTGTCACCCCACAGCTGCCCGCCGGGGAAATTGAGGAAGGGCGGCTGGAGATGATGGAGACAAAAGTCAAGCCCTCTTCCAAGTTCTCCTTACCTAAGTTTGGACTCTCGGGGCCAAAGGTGGCTAAGGCAGAGGCTGAGGGGGCTGGGCGAGCTACCAAGCTGAAGGTATCCAAATTTGCCATCTCACTCCCCAAGGCTCGGGTgggggctgaggctgaggccaaaGGGGCCGGGGAGGCAGGCCTGCTGCCTGCCCTCGATCTGTCCATCCCGCAGCTCAGCCTGGATGCCCACCTGCCCTCAGGCAAGGTAGAGGTGGCAGGGGCCGACCTCAAGTTCAAGGGGCCCAGGTTTGCTCTGCCCAAGTTTGGGGTCAGAGGCCGGGACACTGAGGCAGCAGAACTAGTGCCAGGGATGGCTGAGTTGGAGGgcaagggctggggctgggatggGAGGGTGAAGATGCCCAAGCTGAAGATGCCCTCCTTTGGGCTGGCTCGAGGGAAGGAAGCAGAAGTTCAAGGTGATCGTGCCAGCCCAGAGGAAAAGGCTGAGTCCACCGCTGTGCAGCTTAAGATCCCCGAGGTGGAGCTGGTCACGCTGGGTgcccaggaggaagggagggcagaGGGGGCTGTGGCCGTCAGTGGAATGCAGCTGTCAGGCCTGAAGGTGTCCACAGCCAGGCAGGTGGTCACTGAGGGCCATGAGGCGGGGCTGAGGATGCCTCCGCTGGGCATCTCCCTGCCACAGGTGGAGCTGACCGGCTTTGGGGAGGCAGGTACCCCAGGGCAGCAGGCTCAGAGTACAGTCCCTTCAGCAGACGGCACAGCAGGCTACAGGGTTCAGGTGCCCCAGGTGACCCTGTCTCTGCCTGGAGCCCAGGTTGCAGGTGGTGAGCTGCTGGTGGGTGAGGGTGTCTTCAAGATGCCCACCGTGACAGTGCCCCAGCTTGAGCTGGACGTGGGGCTAAGCCGAGAGGCACAGGCGGGCGAGGCGGCCACAGGCGAGGGTGGGCTGAGGCTGAAGTTGCCCACACTGGGGGCCAGAGCTAGGGTGGGGGGCGAGGGTGCTGAGGAGCAGCCCCCAGGGGCCGAGCGTACCTTCTGCCTCTCACTGCCCGACGTGGAGCTCTCGCCACCCGGGGGCAACCATGCCGAGTACCAGGTggcagagggggagggagaggccgGACACAAGCTCAAGGTACGGCTGCCCAGGTTTGGCCTGGCGCGGGCCAAGGAGGGGGCCGAGGAGGGTGAGAAGGCCAAGAGCCCCAAACTCAGGCTGCCCCGAGTGGGCTTCAGCCAAAGTGAGATGGTCACTGGGGAAGGCTCCCCCAGccccgaggaggaggaggaggaagagggcagTGGGGAAGGGGCCTCGGGtcgccggggccggggccgggtcCGCTTGCCACGTGTAGGCCTGGCGGCCCCTTCTAAAGCCTCTCGGGGGCAGGAGGGCGATGCAGGCCCCAAGTCCCCCGTCAGAGAGAAGTCACCCAAGTTCCGCTTCCCCAGGGTGTCCCTAAGCCCCAAGGCCCGGAGTGGGAGTGGGGACCAGGAAGAGGGTGGATTCCAGGTGCGGCTGCCCAGCGTGGGGTTTTCAGAGACAGGGGCTCCAGGCCCAGCCAGGATGGAGGGGGCTCAGGCTGCGGCTGTCTGA